Proteins from a genomic interval of Lolium perenne isolate Kyuss_39 chromosome 1, Kyuss_2.0, whole genome shotgun sequence:
- the LOC127305873 gene encoding aquaporin NIP3-1: protein MEAVATGAETPNLSTPATPGTPAPLFAGPRVDSLSYDRKSMPRCKCLPVDAWMAPNSCVLEIPAPDVSLTRKLGAEFVGTFILIFFATAAPIVNQKYGGAISPFGNAACAGLAVTTIILSTGHISGAHLNPSLTIAFAALRHFPWLQVPAYVAVQVLGSICASFALKGVFHPFLSGGVTVPDVTISTAQAFFTEFIITFNLLFVVTAVATDTRAVGELAGIAVGGAVTLNILVAGPTTGGSMNPVRTLGPAVAAGNYRQLWIYLVAPTLGAVAGAGVYTAVKLRDVNGETPRPQRSFRR, encoded by the exons atggaggcggtggccacGGGGGCGGAGACGCCGAACCTGTCGACGCCGGCGACGCCGGGCACGCCGGCGCCGCTGTTCGCGGGGCCAAGGGTGGACTCGCTGTCCTACGACCGCAAGTCGATGCCGCGGTGCAAGTGCCTGCCGGTGGACGCGTGGATGGCGCCCAACTCCTGCGTCCTGGAAATCCCCGCGCCGGACGTCTCGCTCACTCGCAAG CTGGGCGCGGAGTTCGTGGGCACGTTCATCCTCATCTTCTTCGCGACGGCTGCGCCGATCGTGAACCAGAAGTACGGCGGCGCGATCTCGCCGTTCGGCAACGCGGCGTGCGCGGGGCTTGCGGTGACGACCATCATCCTGTCGACGGGGCACATCTCCGGCGCGCACCTGAACCCGTCGCTGACCATCGCGTTCGCGGCGCTGCGCCACTTCCCCTGGCTCCAGGTGCCCGCCTACGTGGCCGTCCAGGTGCTGGGCTCTATCTGCGCGAGCTTCGCGCTCAAGGGCGTCTTCCACCCCTTCCTCTCCGGCGGCGTCACCGTCCCCGACGTCACCATCTCCACCGCCCAGGCATTCTTCACCGAGTTCATCATCACCTTCAACCTCCTcttcgtcgtcaccgccgtcgccACCGACACCCGAGCC GTGGGCGAGCTCGCCGGGATCGCCGTTGGAGGAGCCGTGACGCTCAACATCCTTGTGGCCGG GCCGACGACGGGAGGGTCGATGAACCCGGTGAGGACGCTGGGGCCGGCGGTGGCTGCGGGGAACTACAGGCAGCTGTGGATATACCTGGTAGCGCCGACGCTGGGCGCGGTGGCCGGCGCCGGCGTGTACACGGCGGTCAAGCTGAGGGACGTCAACGGCGAGACCCCGCGCCCGCAGCGGAGCTTCCGGCGCTGA